A single genomic interval of Mustelus asterias chromosome 13, sMusAst1.hap1.1, whole genome shotgun sequence harbors:
- the LOC144503066 gene encoding G-protein coupled receptor 4-like encodes MHSDYVTKEEHVAEKRERAKDRFLWDTRGIYIKGIKSLATAKFKMMGNITQSNSNCSVDTSVESVLVPIMYMAAFFVSFPGNCLSIYVACLQVKRNNEIGIYLLNLSFADILYTLTLPYWFMDYFISNPNRALYNVLIVVMYSTMYLTPAFLCCISMDRYLAIAHPLKYFELRTIRAAILASAVCWTIQLLFHALLLHKQDFFSTFASSLTYVEVYPMKSTFIVEYISRFAAGFCLPLTLLLFCSQRIFKAIEGSTATVENEKEKIAKLLLQLLLVYVISFGPYQIIMLVRSLIEPGNCNFAQKIYIFYKVAFALTGLNCAADPIIYCLLCDSAKQDISNLVMTMKINLQRFNL; translated from the exons aTGCATTCAGATTATGTCACCAAGGAGGAACATGTGGCTGAGAAACGGGAAAGGGCCAAGGACAGATTCTTGTgggacaccagag GTATATATATAAAAGGCATTAAGTCACTGGCGACAGCAAAGTTCAAAATGATGGGCAACATAACACAAAGCAATTCCAACTGCTCTGTCGATACAAGCGTGGAGTCTGTCTTGGTCCCCATCATGTACATGGCTGCATTTTTCGTCAGCTTCCCTGGGAACTGTCTATCCATTTATGTGGCATGCTTACAAGTGAAGCGCAATAATGAGATTGGTATCTACCTACTGAACCTGTCCTTCGCTGATattttatacacactgacactgcctTATTGGTTCATGGACTACTTCATCTCTAACCCCAACAGGGCACTGTATAATGTGCTCATTGTCGTGATGTACAGCACCATGTATTTAACTCCCGCATTCCTCTGCTGTATCTCCATGGATCGCTACCTAGCTATAGCCCATCCACTAAAGTATTTTGAGCTTAGGACAATACGGGCAGCAATCCTGGCCAGTGCAGTCTGCTGGACCATTCAGTTGCTGTTTCATGCATTGTTGCTCCACAAGCAGGATTTTTTCTCCACCTTTGCCTCCTCCTTGACCTATGTAGAGGTTTATCCAATGAAGTCAACCTTTATTGTTGAATATATCTCCCGATTCGCTGCTGGATTTTGCTTGCCACTGACCCTGCTCCTCTTTTGCTCTCAGCGCATTTTCAAAGCCATTGAAGGCAGCACTGCCACTGTGGAAAATGAGAAGGAGAAGATTGCAAAACTCTTGCTTCAGCTGCTTCTGGTCTATGTCATCAGCTTTGGACCATATCAAATTATAATGCTGGTCCGCAGTCTCATTGAACCAGGAAACTGCAATTTTGcccaaaaaatatatattttttacaaAGTAGCCTTTGCGCTTACTGGTCTCAACTGCGCTGCTGACCCGATTATCTACTGCTTGCTCTGTGATTCTGCCAAACAAGATATTAGTAACTTGGTCATGACAATGAAGATCAATCTTCAGAGATTTAACCTTTGA